The Bacteroidetes Order II. bacterium DNA segment TTGCCACGTATTCGGTTCCTTAAGGGGATTAATGTGCATCTCGACCTGCACCGAATCCCTTAACTGTCCCTGCGCATACCTGTACATTTTACCTTTCCATGTCCCAACCCACATACCCGGAAAGTCTGAAGTTTGGGCATAAACCACCGTCGAAGCAATGAGGAAGGCACATAAAAACAGTGGCCATCTCTGGTAGATGGGTTTTTTAATAATCGAGAACATACGATTAACCCTTCAGCATGGGCCTCTCAAGCGTTTAATTATCTGGATTAGTGAGTATAGGTGTCATATCATCAGGATTTTGTGACGATACTACATGTCCTTTTACCTTTAGCATATATTCGCCCACTTTTTCATTGGTTACGAGGGTCACTACCTTTGTAAAAGGCCCTACTCGTAGCGTATCGTATCGTAACTGCATCTCGGTGGTCCTGCCAGGTAGTATGTTTATGCCGTCATACACCTTAGGAATCAAACATCCACAGTTTGACTTTGCCGACTCAATGGTCAAAGGCTTATTGCCTACGTTTTTAATGATGACTTTCCGATAGGGATTTGAACCTCTCTCTATTTTACCGTAATCAACATGTTCAACGTCCAACATCAACTTGGGGCCATCAATGGGAGCCTCATTTTGTTGTGCAAAAACACTTATCACGCTTATCAATAAGGCGAAAAATGGTAGGAAAAGTTTTTTCATTTTTGTATTTGTTTTGTGATACTGCCTTTCTGGCGTTTTTATTTACACACTTTAGTCGTAGAAATCGTAAAAAGGTTTATTCGGGCCTACTAAATTAAGTACCTGAAACCGGTCTTCCATAACTTGCCGTTTAAACCTGATATCACATGCGTTTGGCCTTGAGCTGATGTTGGTTTTATGCAACAGGTTCCATAATTAGTTTAAAAAGATTTGCCAAGTACGACTTCAGGTTACGGCGGTCCACCACATCATCCAGAAAACCTTTTTCCAACAAAAACTCCGAGCGTTGAAAGCCTTCCGGCAAATCTTGGCCAATGGTCTCGCGGATCACTCGAGGCCCAGCAAACCCGATCAAGGCGCCTGGTTCTGCGATATTCACATCGCCCAACATAGCGAAAGAAGCAGACACACCGCCAGTGGTTGGATCCGCCATGACCGAAACATAGGGCAATTTATGCTCGGCCAATACCGCCAAATTGGCACTCGTTTTGGCCAACTGCATGAGGCTTAGCGAGGCCTCTTGCATTCGTGCGCCCCCTGAACGCGAAATAATGACCACTGGACACTTTCGCTCTACGCCACGACGGATGGCACGGGTCAGGACTTCCCCAACGACCGACCCCATAGACCCCCCAATGAACGAAAAGTCCATACAGCCAACCGAGACGGGTATGCCTCCAATGGTTCCAAAAGCACCACGGGCCGCATCCGTCAGGTTGGTTTTTGCTTTTGCGGCTGCAATCCGTTTATGGTAGGGTTGCCGATCCACAAATTCGAGGACATCCAGTGCTCCCAAATGGGCATCAAAAATGTCAAATACTCCGTCATCAAACAACATCTGAAAATACCCTTCGCTATCCAAGCCCATGTGAAAACCACATTTAGGACAAACATGCCATTCGTTGGCGAGCTGGCGCTGGCTCAATACTTCATTACAAGAAGGACAGTTTTTCCAATATCCTTCGGGAGCGTCAATGGTTTTGGTGCTTGCTGGGCTGATGCCGGTTGATTTTCGGCTAAACCAAGTGGCCATGGGTGTGTTGGTTTGGGGTTGTTAGGTTAATCGTTTTGTGGTGTCCGCTCTCGGATGGTGCGGGAGGGTTTGGCCGCAACAAATACTTTATAGTAAAAAGGTTCCATATCTCTTACGTTTTGCACATCTTCCGGCGTTAAAACGGTTACACATTGGGCAATAGCCCGTGCAGTTGGGAAGCAGGCTGATTCGGGTAACAAGTTTAGACGTCCCCTCCAACCAGCGGCTTCCAAGGGTTCGATGCACTTCCTTGCGCCATCTCCCACGAGCCAAACCGACTGTTTGGGTGGAAGGCTTTCTGGTGCGAGCCAGTCCTTCAACTCGGCAGTCACCAAAGCCGTGGTATCTTTTTCCCCTTCCAAAACAGGGCCTTTTTTCCTAAAAGCGGCGGCATAGACCTCGTCGCGGCGAGCATCTAAAAAGGAACAGACCAGATCGCCGTCAGCCATAAATGGATCTACCAATTGGGCCAGACCCCGCAAGCTATTCACGCCCACCAGCGGCTTTTCATGGGCAAAGGCGATGGCTTTGGCCGCCGATACCCCAATCCGAAGTCCAGTATAAGAGCCTGGTCCCACGGAAACCGCAATGCCGTCCAAGTCTTTCCACACAAGACCGGAAAAGTGCATCACCTGCTGAATCATATCTGGTAAATGGGTGGCATGGCTACGTGGTTGGTTCAGGGTTAGCTCTGCCAATACGTGCTGTTCTGCAACCAAGGCAACGCTGCAAAAGGCTGTTGCTGTTTCGATGGCTAAGATTGTGGGCATGACTTATAAGAGATTCCACGAAAGATACGTACTAAACCAAAAATCTATCGGGTCTTGGCGCAAGTTTTAAACTGGGACTTGATATTTTGATACGGGGTTGTATCTTGCAGGTGCTTCATGAATTAGTTGATTGATAGCGTTTCCAATTCATTTCACCCAGTATAAAGGAGAAACGATCTTATGAAAGTCTATGATGCAGATCATACACGGAATATTGCTTTGGTTGGGCACTCTGGAAGCGGTAAAACCACCATTGCAGAGGCCATGCTTTTTAATGCCGGGGTAATCAACCGGATGGGAACCGTGGAAGAAGGCAATACCGTGAGCGATTATCACAAAAGCGAACAAGATCGCCAAATGTCTATTTTCACCTCTATTCTTCATACGGAATGGCAGGAGCACAAGATCAATATTTTTGATACACCTGGTTACTTGGATTTCACCGGCGAGGTCATTGCTGCCCTTAAAGTGGTTGATACCGCAGTATTTGTCATTGATGGGGTTACAGGCGTACAAGTAGGAACCGAAGCGGCTTGGCAATTTGCAAAAGACTTCCAAACGCCCAGTATGTTCTTGATTAACGCCCTAGACAAGGAGGAGTCCAGTTTTGAAACCCGTATTACCGAAATTCAGGAACGATTCGGAAGAGGAGCTGCTGTGGTTCAGGTAGCCGCTGGCCAAGGAACGCGCTCTATTATTGATGTACTGCTCATGAAATATATCACTTTTCCCACTGGCTCAAGGGAGATGGTCGTTCAAGACATCCCCGAACAGTTCAAAGAACGGGCAGAAAAACTTCACAATGACTTAATTGAGAGCATTGCCGAGAACGACGAAGGGTTGATGGAGTTGTATTTTGAAGAAGGTACCCTTAGCGAAGACCAAATGCGAGAAGGGCTACACAAATCTATGCTAAAGCGTGAATTATTTCCTGTTTTTGTATGTAGTGGCAAACACAATATCGGCATAACGCGCTTCATGCAATTTGTGGACAAAACCTGTCCGCGCCCATCCGAAATGCCTCCTCCGCCTATGGCCTCCGGAAATCCTATAATGCCTGAATCCAACGGTGCGCCCGTTGCGTTCATTTTCCGGACCATGGCCGAAGAACATGTGGGTGAATACTCTTTCTTCCGCGTCTATCATGGAACCATTGAAACCGGAATGGACCTTGAAAATGCCCAAACCCGTGAAATAGAACGGTTAGGACAGATTTATTCCTTGAACGGCAAACAACGGGACACCGTGCAAAAAATTGTTGCGGGCGATATTGGGGCTGTGGTAAAACTTAGAAATACCCATACCAACAACACCTTGCGTGCAAAAGGAACCGAATACGAAATCCAACCCATCAACTTCCCCAATCCACGCTTTATGGAGTCGGTGGTGACGCTGAAGCAAGGCGAGGAAGACAAGTTGGCACAAGGCATTCATCGCCTGCACGAGGAAGATCCATCGTTGGTGGTTATTCATGACGCCGACCTTCGCCAAACCTTACTCGGCGGACAAGGCAATATGCACTTAGACGTGGCCAAAGAACGCTTATTAAACCAATTCAAGGTGGCGATTCAGTTCAAAAAACCCAAAGTTGGCTACCGCGAAACCGTGACCGTTCAAGCAAGGGCACAATACCGTCATAAGAAACAAACAGGCGGGGCAGGCCAATTTGCAGACATTTCGATGCTCGTAGAGCCGCTATTAGGCGAATTTGTGCCGCCAGCGGACATCCAACCCCGAAATGTAGCGGTGATCGAAACGGCTTGGGGGTCTAAAATTGAGTTTATTGATGCGATCGTGGGGGGGGTGATAGACATGCGCCGTTTCTTTGGCGCCATCCAGAAGGGCGTAAGCGAACGTCTGCAAACCGGCCCGCTCGCCGGATATCCAGTGGGCGATGTGCGTGTCGTGATCCATTATGGCGGGATGCACGCCGTGGACTCGAACGAGAATGCCTTTAAGACGGCCGCCAAAATGTGCTTTATCCAGGCTTTTAATGCTGCAAAACCTGTCCTGCTGGAGCCTATTCATGAGGTAACTGTGACTATTCCGGATTTGTTTATGGGGGATGTGATGGGCGACCTTAATACTCGTCGGGCACGTATTCTGGGCATGGAGTCCGTGGGGGCGCTACAAGCCATTACCGCCTTGGTTCCACAATCCGAACTCTATCATTACTCTACGGATTTGCGGTCCATCACCCAAGGACGCGGCATCCATAAGGAACAATTCCATTCTTATGAAAATATGCCCCGTAATGAACAGGAAAAAGTCATTGCTTCGGCTGAAAAAATCAAAGATGAGGAATGATAAACATGGGCTAAAGATGGTTCTTAAAAACACCCTGTTTTACGAAATAGGGTGTTTTTTTATTGGGTTCAACGTTCAGAATGTTAAATACCTTTTCACCTCATGACCAACGGACGATATGCTGAAACCCATCAAATTTAGGGTTTTTCCAACTCCGCAAAATCTCGTTGTACTTGCGCCTAGTATTTTTGGTATTTCACCACGATAATACCTCTTACACCAAGGCTTCCCAGAGTGCAGCGGTTTTACGGAATTATCCAGCGATTACGCAATGTTTGGCGCGGTAAAAATAGGACGTGGGAATAAAATGGCATCTTTGAGCAAACAGCGGCGGAGTTTGTGGGGCTTTATAAAAATGCGATAACCCTTAATTAATAATACCATGATTGATCCCCAAATATTGAAAAAAGAAGAGCCGGATATTAGAACATTTACGGTTCCACCCACCGAAGCT contains these protein-coding regions:
- a CDS encoding DUF1573 domain-containing protein; amino-acid sequence: MKKLFLPFFALLISVISVFAQQNEAPIDGPKLMLDVEHVDYGKIERGSNPYRKVIIKNVGNKPLTIESAKSNCGCLIPKVYDGINILPGRTTEMQLRYDTLRVGPFTKVVTLVTNEKVGEYMLKVKGHVVSSQNPDDMTPILTNPDN
- a CDS encoding elongation factor G is translated as MKVYDADHTRNIALVGHSGSGKTTIAEAMLFNAGVINRMGTVEEGNTVSDYHKSEQDRQMSIFTSILHTEWQEHKINIFDTPGYLDFTGEVIAALKVVDTAVFVIDGVTGVQVGTEAAWQFAKDFQTPSMFLINALDKEESSFETRITEIQERFGRGAAVVQVAAGQGTRSIIDVLLMKYITFPTGSREMVVQDIPEQFKERAEKLHNDLIESIAENDEGLMELYFEEGTLSEDQMREGLHKSMLKRELFPVFVCSGKHNIGITRFMQFVDKTCPRPSEMPPPPMASGNPIMPESNGAPVAFIFRTMAEEHVGEYSFFRVYHGTIETGMDLENAQTREIERLGQIYSLNGKQRDTVQKIVAGDIGAVVKLRNTHTNNTLRAKGTEYEIQPINFPNPRFMESVVTLKQGEEDKLAQGIHRLHEEDPSLVVIHDADLRQTLLGGQGNMHLDVAKERLLNQFKVAIQFKKPKVGYRETVTVQARAQYRHKKQTGGAGQFADISMLVEPLLGEFVPPADIQPRNVAVIETAWGSKIEFIDAIVGGVIDMRRFFGAIQKGVSERLQTGPLAGYPVGDVRVVIHYGGMHAVDSNENAFKTAAKMCFIQAFNAAKPVLLEPIHEVTVTIPDLFMGDVMGDLNTRRARILGMESVGALQAITALVPQSELYHYSTDLRSITQGRGIHKEQFHSYENMPRNEQEKVIASAEKIKDEE
- the tsaB gene encoding tRNA (adenosine(37)-N6)-threonylcarbamoyltransferase complex dimerization subunit type 1 TsaB, translating into MPTILAIETATAFCSVALVAEQHVLAELTLNQPRSHATHLPDMIQQVMHFSGLVWKDLDGIAVSVGPGSYTGLRIGVSAAKAIAFAHEKPLVGVNSLRGLAQLVDPFMADGDLVCSFLDARRDEVYAAAFRKKGPVLEGEKDTTALVTAELKDWLAPESLPPKQSVWLVGDGARKCIEPLEAAGWRGRLNLLPESACFPTARAIAQCVTVLTPEDVQNVRDMEPFYYKVFVAAKPSRTIRERTPQND
- a CDS encoding acetyl-CoA carboxylase carboxyltransferase subunit beta, whose product is MATWFSRKSTGISPASTKTIDAPEGYWKNCPSCNEVLSQRQLANEWHVCPKCGFHMGLDSEGYFQMLFDDGVFDIFDAHLGALDVLEFVDRQPYHKRIAAAKAKTNLTDAARGAFGTIGGIPVSVGCMDFSFIGGSMGSVVGEVLTRAIRRGVERKCPVVIISRSGGARMQEASLSLMQLAKTSANLAVLAEHKLPYVSVMADPTTGGVSASFAMLGDVNIAEPGALIGFAGPRVIRETIGQDLPEGFQRSEFLLEKGFLDDVVDRRNLKSYLANLFKLIMEPVA